A genomic segment from Lytechinus variegatus isolate NC3 chromosome 10, Lvar_3.0, whole genome shotgun sequence encodes:
- the LOC121423342 gene encoding dexamethasone-induced Ras-related protein 1-like, whose translation MSDGEEHYRLVVMGSGKVGKTAIIQQFINNKFEEKYKETVEDLHCREYHINGHSIKVDILDTSGTLQFPAMRRLSISTAHAFVLVYSIDDSASFENVKQIYNQIQEQRTNFGDIPIVVVGNKSDLELQRRVDIDDARVTLAQNNWHCAHVEASAKENSLILDIFQKLLQMAKIPIARELSPVLKRRMSEYGYKSRQRGERRSFRESDKEMSRSRSLIRRSARPKMKATDPNKNDCVIC comes from the coding sequence ATGTCTGACGGAGAGGAGCACTACCGTTTGGTAGTGATGGGGTCAGGTAAAGTAGGCAAAACCGCAATAATtcaacaatttatcaataataaaTTCGAGGAGAAGTATAAAGAGACGGTAGAGGATCTACACTGTCGGGAATATCAcatcaatggacatagtattaaAGTAGATATTCTTGATACGTCAGGAACATTGCAATTTCCGGCGATGAGGCGATTATCAATCTCTACGGCTCATGCCTTTGTGTTGGTTTATTCTATTGATGATTCGGCGTCGTTTGAGAACGTTAAACAGATATATAATCAGATTCAAGAACAGAGGACAAACTTCGGAGACATACCAATTGTGGTTGTAGGGAATAAATCCGATCTCGAGCTCCAACGTCGGGTTGATATCGACGATGCACGCGTGACTTTGGCGCAAAATAATTGGCACTGCGCGCACGTTGAAGCGTCAGCAAAGGAGAATTCTCTAATACTGGATATCTTTCAAAAGCTTCTGCAGATGGCGAAGATCCCCATCGCCCGAGAGTTGAGCCCAGTGTTAAAAAGGAGAATGAGTGAATATGGTTACAAGTCAAGGCAGCGCGGGGAGAGAAGAAGCTTTAGAGAAAGCGATAAGGAAATGTCCCGAAGTCGGAGCTTGATTCGAAGATCTGCAAGACCGAAAATGAAAGCAACGGACCCAAATAAAAATGACTGTGTCATCTGTTAG